In Pseudomonadota bacterium, the DNA window CCGCTGCCAGACTCGAACTGGCACGACCATTGGTCGACAGATTTTAAGTCTGTTGCGGAATATGATCTTCTTTCTTCAAAAAGCCTTTTAAATAAAGACTTTTAGAACAGTTCACAAATCTTTGTGTTTAATGTTATCTTCCAATTGTCATCAACGCAATGGAAATGAAAATAATTTTAAAAAAGTTTTCGAAAGGCTTTAGGATGATTTCCTTTTAACCAAGAGCAATGGAGATTTTCATTCTTTCAAGCCCGAAAACTTACATTTAAATGATTACCGATAGCTTCTGCATATTTATAAAGTGTTCTTATACTTGGTAATGTTTTCCCGGATTCTAATCGTGCGATTACAGATTGTGTAGTTCCCATTCTAGAGGCAACTTCAGTTTGAGATAGTCCTGCAGCAGCGCGTGCTTTAACAAGCTCTAATGCAAGTTGAAACTCTAACTCTAAACCCTCATAGATACTTTTAAATTTTGGATCTTTCATCCACTGATTTTTAATGTCATTAAAGTTAATATCTTTCGTCATTTTAAACCTCCTCAAATCTTCTTAAAGCGCATTCCATACTCTTTTTAGGGGTTTTCTGAGTCTTTTTAATAAAAGCATGGAGAAGCTTTATTTTTTTTTCCATAAGAATACAGTAAATTACTCTTTAAATACCATCTCATCCATTTAACCGTATTTCCCATAACTTATTCCCTAAATTTTTAACATGAGGTTCTCGCATTTCAAAGGGACCTACTGTTTACATAATCTCAAGAAGACGTGTAAGCTTAAGTCCGCATTTCAACAGGCAGTTGATTAATTTCATAGAGAGCTTTTGGGTGAACGACAATTTTCCACTTCATTTTATGGAGTATAGCTTAATTGCTATAATTTTTTCAAGTGTCATTTTTAACCAGGTCATTGGGTCGTCTCTATCAGATACATTTCTAAAATAGAGAAGGGTGCTGAAAATAAAATCAGAGGTTAATTTTATGAGACCCAACACCTTTTTCTATTTTAGAAAATTTGCTAGGTTGTAAAAGTCCAGAAAGATATGAGACAAGCAAGGGGATTCGCTTGAGCTAGCGGATGGCTCCATTCAAGAGGCCTTTTTTCAATTTTACATCACTTCTCTGGACGTATATGTTCTTTAGCCAGAGGGAAGAAGCATTTTATTTTTTCCAAGCTTGTAAAAATATTTCTGTTGATATTGTATAAAGAAGAGGAACTATTTTTTCATTTTTTCCTGCGGAAATATCTAAAATATATCTTTTTAAAATATCTTTATCTATAACCTTATTGTCCGCTAATATTCCGTCAAGGCACATAGTCATTATATTTTTAAGATTATACTTAAAAGCGGCTTGCATAGCACCTGTATTACATCCTTTATCTTTTCTCCATACATGAGAGGTTCTAAAATATTTGCTCATGGCGGCTCTTAATGGATAACGATCATAATCAGCTGTATATAAATTGTAAGAAGGAATAGAAAAAGCAGCTTCTATAAAAGGTTGAAATAATAAGGGATAACAATAACACTCTTTATAGAGATGTGTATCAGGATAGATTGTTGAAACAGCATCAATCACAAATTGCATGTGAAGTGCTTTTCCTGGAAAAATATTTTTTGAATAAATAAAGGGGTGGGCCAACTTTCTTTCTTCTGTAATTTCTATTTTTTCTTTTAACCAGGGAGGATAATTTTCTCTTATAAACAAGGATTTTTCGATTTCTTTTTTTCTAAGCTTTTCAAATTTAAAATACCCTAAATAAGGATATATCGAAACAAGAGCCGCTTTTAATACAGAATAAAAAGGGATTCTATAAAAAATAGCAAGTTGAGACATTTTATCTAAAGTTGCTGAAAACCCTTTTTCAAAGAAACAATCCACGATTGAAGGAATTGGAGGAATGCCCATAAATATAAAATCACCTCCTGCTCCACTTAGAACAAGAGAAGTCTCTTGATTTATATGGAGTCTCTCAAAGAGATTTTTATGGTAAGATGTCGAAAATAAGGTGGTTGTAATTCTATTTGGCTTTGTTTTTAAAGGGGTAATATCGCTAAAGGGAAGATCGTGAAACCAATCATGAGTTATAAACTCAACTCCTAACTCTTGAGATAAGCGTTTTGCATGCTCTGTTTCATTCGAAGATTTTGAGAAAGAAGAATAATGATTAAAAATCCGTAGAGTTTGTCCTTGTTGGAGGTTGTTTTTAAGGCAATAAAGAAGGGATGTTGAATCAAGCCCTCCCGATAAAAAAAGAACAAGATCTTTATATGGGTCTGTCCAAACAGCAAGGGAAGAGCAAAGTATTTCTGCTAAAGATACATCAGATAAAATCTTTGAGGCTGACGCGAGTGGGTTCCAAGAAATGTCCATGGAGAGAATGTCTCCATTATAGGTTAAATTGTATCCAGGTGGTAGTTCAAATATGTCAGAAAAGGGGATTTGTTTGATAGAATTTCCGCCGTAAGCTAAATAAAAATTGATGGAATCCCAGTTATAAGATATTGGAAGAGAGAGAATATCAAAAATAAGGAATATCTTTGAAGAAAATAGGATATCTCCACCTGGAAGAGCAAAATAAAAAAAATCAAGTTGGCCTGTGGGTTCACGCAAAACAGATGTTTTTTTTAAAATGGAATCATACTGAAAATAAAGATATCCACCCCAATTCTCTGTTGAAAAAGTATAAGAATTTTTAGTTTGACTCAAAACGAGATCTTTTTTTGTAAGAGGGGCATTGTCTTTTTTATTAAAAGCGCGCCCTAAACAAAGGATATTTTCACATGAAATCACTTGGTTATAACCTTTGTGAACAAGCCAAAGAGACATGAAATTATTTTCATAGTGCTCCAAAGAGTCTTTTGAAAGAGAAGAAAAGACCTTTTTTAAAAGATATTGAGTTTCTAAATTTTTTCCATTTTTCCCCCATAAAATCCCCGCAAATATCATATTAGGGTCTCCTTTTTATCTCTAAAAGGTTCTTTTAAAATAGGAGAAAAATCTTCTGGAAAATCTGATGTATCAGAGAGGATCTTTCCACAATGTTCTACCCAGGCATGGGCTATAAAAGGATAGTTTTGGACACCAACACATAAATTAAATTTCCATCCTCTTTTTAAAGCCATTAAAACGAGGGCAGTTGACCATTCTAAACATTTTGTTTCTTTTGGATAAATAAGACACGCTTTGTTGAGGGAATTTATGAGAATTTTGATGTTGTCAGATGAGGGATATACTGAGGGATATAAAAAAACCCGTTCATATTTCTGTTTGTGTATTTTAAGAGACATAACGAGACCATAAAATTTTCTGATTTTGGAATAAAAATGAACTTTTGAAAGAATAATTAAACTTTCTAAGATCATTTTTACGCAAGAGGCGCCAAATGTTTTACCTATGGAAAGACGCCAGGTAGGGCAATAGATTCCGGATGAGTGAATTCTTTTTTCTATTTTAAAAGGATAAGGAAAATTGTATGCCTCATCTTTAATAATGTTTTCTTTTATAAGCTGAGAGATAAATTGATTAAATTCTTTCTTTTGAAAGGGTAATTTTAAGGGGGTTGCAATTTCATATGATGCTCCTTTCCGATAAAAAGCATTTTCAATAAGACAACACAACGTTTCAGAAATTTCTTTTTGCAAGATTTGATATGTATTTTTTTTGATATTTAATAAAATTGCCTCATTTTGAAAAATGGAAAGGTAAATATGTTCCTCCAAATGAAAAAAATGTTTCTTTAGGGTATTGTTTTTATTGAAGATCTCTATTTTTCTTGTCATATGGTGCCTCAAAAAATTAAGCGTTTTTTCTGAATAAAAGACCCTGAATATCAAGCTCTGATGCAGAGAAGTTTAAGAAAATAAACGAAAAGAAGATGTTTTATAAAATCTCACACGGCGTCATTCGGTTTAATTTAGTTTGTGACTCTGAACGAAGATAACATGCATGTTCATAAATTTTGACATGTCCTAATCCACTCCACCATCCTGAAATCCCTTCTCCATGGATATGATTACAAATATGTCCACAGTTTTTAAGGCCCCATTGATCAAGGATTTGGACAGTTTTTTTATAATGAGCATAAGCGTGGGATAAATTTTCTATGTAAGACCTTCCATCCGTAACGTCTTCAGAAGCAAGATTATAAAATTCATTTCCAAGATTAAAAGCGGCATACGCATAATTTTGGGCTTCAGCTTTTTCGAGAAGAGATGTTTTTTCCAAAAGATTTGGCGTGCAATAAAGAGCCATCATAGTTTGAGCTCTGGGTTCTCCAGATTGTGCAGATTGGGTGATAAGATCCTCCCATTGATACTCAGAAGGATCTTTATTAAAGCCGTTTCGAATCATATTTCCTAGATCAAACTCTGCTTCTCGGAAATTTTGAGAAACAGCCAGAGTATAAAACTTCTGTGCTGTTTGAAGAGGGTGCTGATCAGAAACCCTCTTGAGTTTGACTTCATATAATTTTCCTATAACCCATTGAGCATAAGAATTATTATCATGCAGAGCTGCATTTTCTATTTTTTGGAGAGTGGGTTTGTTGAGTCGGGAAGATATTCCAGGATTTGAATCTGCAAAACCATAAGGTAATTCTGAAAACTCTAATTTATTTTTAACGCCAAGGTGATGATATAATGTGTCTATCGCGTCTTCGGCGCCTTCTAAAGCGAATGATGAGGTATATATTAAAATTAAAAGGGCACATAAAATCCATTTAAAAATTAGGAATAGAGATTTCATTTTCCACAGCTCCTTTCAGAATCTATTTGGGACAATTCAATATTTATTTCTTTAAATAGGTCCAAGGCTTTGCTCTATGTCTATTTGTCCTCCATTTCTAAGGGCATCTAATTTAATTTTGATAATACTTTCATCAATGGATCGTTGCATGTTACGGAAATCAGGGATTTGATGATCTTTTTTAAGAGTGGCTTTTGCATGCCTAATAATCAGAGAAGAATATTGGGAAAAGTTCTCCATAGATAAATCATTTGATTCCATTGATTGATGAACATATCTTTTTAAAACTTCAGATTCTTCTGTAAGTGGAGAAGAAAGAAAATGTCTTTGCTTCGTTCGAGACTTAAGGGATCTATACTTAGGATCACGAGGGATAGATTTGTTAGATGTTACAAATATACTCATGTATCTAAGATCAATATTGCACCCAAAATAAGGACTTCTTATGCTGCTCATTAAAGGGTCCATATAATGCTTTAAAACTGATAAAGCTTCTTTGGTACTCATTTCCATGTCGATATCATCAATAAGAAGGATAGCATTTCGATATGTTTGTAAATCATCTGAAGACACTGCTGTAAATAAAGGTTTGATAAGCCAACCAAGGGGGTCCGATCCTTTTACGGAAGTGAATCTATCCGTTCCTTCTATGCTGGTTTTTGACAGATCTTCTTGGCTACTTATTGTAAAAAGAAAGCATGGGAGCCCTAGAAATTTGGCAAAATTAAGAATGGAGGTTGTTTTTCCGCCCCCTGGTTCCCCCCATACAAAACGAATTGTTCGTAAGGAGGTTCCTTTTGAGAGAGAATGCATTGCCATTTCATAAGCAATTTCTGAAAATTCTTTTCTAATATCAGGAGAAA includes these proteins:
- a CDS encoding lasso peptide biosynthesis B2 protein; this encodes MTRKIEIFNKNNTLKKHFFHLEEHIYLSIFQNEAILLNIKKNTYQILQKEISETLCCLIENAFYRKGASYEIATPLKLPFQKKEFNQFISQLIKENIIKDEAYNFPYPFKIEKRIHSSGIYCPTWRLSIGKTFGASCVKMILESLIILSKVHFYSKIRKFYGLVMSLKIHKQKYERVFLYPSVYPSSDNIKILINSLNKACLIYPKETKCLEWSTALVLMALKRGWKFNLCVGVQNYPFIAHAWVEHCGKILSDTSDFPEDFSPILKEPFRDKKETLI
- a CDS encoding sel1 repeat family protein, which codes for MKSLFLIFKWILCALLILIYTSSFALEGAEDAIDTLYHHLGVKNKLEFSELPYGFADSNPGISSRLNKPTLQKIENAALHDNNSYAQWVIGKLYEVKLKRVSDQHPLQTAQKFYTLAVSQNFREAEFDLGNMIRNGFNKDPSEYQWEDLITQSAQSGEPRAQTMMALYCTPNLLEKTSLLEKAEAQNYAYAAFNLGNEFYNLASEDVTDGRSYIENLSHAYAHYKKTVQILDQWGLKNCGHICNHIHGEGISGWWSGLGHVKIYEHACYLRSESQTKLNRMTPCEIL
- a CDS encoding helix-turn-helix transcriptional regulator, whose product is MTKDINFNDIKNQWMKDPKFKSIYEGLELEFQLALELVKARAAAGLSQTEVASRMGTTQSVIARLESGKTLPSIRTLYKYAEAIGNHLNVSFRA